CTTTGTGGTATGGGCAATCCTGCAGGGCTTACGGTTCGCAGCGGGAATAACCATTCTACTCTATGGCGTAAGGCTCTTCTTGGGTGAAATCGTTCCTGCATTCAGAGGTATTTCTCAAAAACTCATTCCAGGTGCAAGACCTGCTTTGGATGTTCCCGTAGTATTCCCCTATGCGCCTACAGCAGTACTCGTCGGATTCATAAGTTCCACAATTGTGTTCCTCATTCTCATGGTTATCTTTGGTGTAACGGGCTACGCCACAATTGTGCCATCCATGATCATGCTGTTTTTCCCAGGTGCAGGTGCTGCCATATTTGGCAACGCTACTGGTGGCTGGAAAGGAGCTGTACTTGGTGGTGCTGTTAACGGTTTGTTCTTGGCTTTCGGGCAAGCTATCACTTGGCCCATGCTTAGCAATACGGCTCCTGAACTTGCAGTACTGGCAGATCCCGACTGGTATATAATCACATGGATCATTGTTGGCATAAGCAGTCTGATAAAGTCACTGATGTAAACAAATAGCGGAGGTGCAATGAATGGCAAATAAGCTAAAAGTGGTGGCAGCATGCGGCGTTGGTATGGGAAGCAGCTTGATCCTGAAAATGAACGTTGAAGATGTGCTCAAGGAGCTTAACGTACCAGCCACAGTTGAGCACTCTGACATTGGAAGCTTAGTTGGGTCAAACTACGATATTGTGGTGGTGCAAACCTTCTACGCAGATCAAGTGAAAAACTACGGAAAAACTGTAGTAGGAGTAGATGATTTCTTTAACAAAGAAAAATTAAAGGAGAAACTTCAAGAAGCACTAAAAATCTTGGGAGTAATAGAAGAGTAGTAAGGCAACAAAAAAACAAGAAGGCGGGGTCTGGATGTTTCTCCGAATAATCCTTGCTCCGCCTTCTTTACTTTGATGCGGATGCGTGAAAGAAGCAATGCATATGGAGAGGTATGGTTTGTTTTTCAGCTGCAGCTTTCCACTGTTTAGGTTAAGTTCTCTTAGGCTATTAAGCTTTCATGTGCTAGCTCCTAACACTCACGATGACGCGTACAGTAGTCAAATGCGGACAGGATACGTTAAAACATACCAAAAACGGTTTATCGACCAAGGAAGATCTAAACTCTTACAATTGTTGAGAAAAGGAAGAAGGACTTTTTCTATAATAACTAAAAACACTACATGGATCTCAAATATGGTGTAATATTTATTTATGAATAGTGCAAAGAGATGCCAACTTTCCAAAAGGAATAATATCAGGACTCTAGCCCATAAGGTAAGAAGAAATGAGATAAATAGAAAGGCTAGAAATACCAAATGAATACCCTACAACTGATAACTGCGCTGGCGAGTTTTTCAGCTTTTTTGGTTTATGTTTTCCTGATGTGGTTTGTATTGAATTTGAACCAGAAGGAACTACTAAACAAGCTATGTGCCTTGACTATAGCATCATTTGCTGTTTGGAGCTTTTCGTCTACCTTTCTACATAGTGCTACTTCGCTACATACAGCCAAATTATGGACAAACGTATCTTCAATAGGTTGGTGCAGTTTTCCTGTATTCGCTTTCTGGTTTTACGCAGCTTTTTCAAACCATGATAAACTGCTCAAGAGCCGGAGCTTTATTGCTATGTGCTTGTTCTTGGCTGCATTTTTCACATACCAGCAATGGAAAGGCAATCTAATCGTTGATCTTGTAAGACAGCCATATGGGTGGTCCAATGTTTGGGCAATTTCACCTGTATCTATTGGCTTTTCCATGTATTACATCCTATTTGTCGTTGGCTGTATGTATTTTGCTTTGGATTTTGAACGCAAAACTAAGAGTGCGCGTGAAAAGAAACAGGCAAGAATATTCTATGTTTCAGCACTTGCTTCACTTGTTTTGGGCACGATGACAGACGTCGCACTTCCTATGTTAGGAATTGGTGCTATACCTCCCTTAGCAGATGTTTTCATTCTTCTTTGGGCAGTTGGGTTGGTTTATGCCATAAAAAGGTATGGTTTTATGGGTTTGACTTTAGCCACAGCTGCTGAAGACATATTGTCTACGGTAGCCGACTCACTAATGCTAGTCGGGCTGGACAGCAGAATTGTCCTTGCCAATAGGAAAGTTCATGACCTATTAGGATACAAAGGAGAAGAGCTAAAAGGAAAAGATATCGTAAGCATAGTAAGTGATATAGAAATCACTGCCATAGTGGAATCAGGTGGAGTTTACAGCAACGAAACCACGTTTCTAACGAAGAGCGGAAAACAAGTTCCGGTACTTGTCTCGGCCTCAGTAGTAAGGGATCGAGAAGAAGAAGTGGCGGGAATTGTGTTAACAGCTTTGGACATAAGTAAGCGAAAACAAATGGAGCAAGAATTGAGAGCCTCCGAAGAAAAATACAGAACTCTTGTTGATCATGCACTGGTAGGTATTGGCATACACCAGGATAACAGAATCGTCTTTGCTAACCAAAGAATGGCTACAATGTTTGGTTACACTCTGGAAGAATTGATAGGTTTACCTATTGCTGACTTGCTGCACCCTGAAGAACGCAGTTTAGTTCTTGCACGCGTAAACGGCACAGACCCGCAGCCTCCTGAGTCGAATACCTACGAAACAAGATTGCTAAAGAAAGACGGCAGCTTCTTTTATGCACTCGTAAGCAACAGTTTGATTACATACAACGACAGAGTGGCTACGCTCTTTACAATTTCAGACATAACAGATACAAAAGCACGCAAAGAATTAGAAGAAGCCAACAGGGAGCTAGAAGCTTTTAGTTACTCAGTATCCCATGATCTTCGTGCACCTCTGAGAAGCATAGATGGCTTCAGTCAAATGCTACTGGAAGACTATGCAGATAAGTTAGACGATCAGGGCAGAGATTATTTGAAACGTATTCGCGCCGCAACTCAGCGCATGTCTCAGCTGATTAATGACCTTTTGACCTTGTCCCGCATAAGTAGAGCTGATATGCACTTCGAAGAGCTTAACTTAACAGCTATGGCTGAAGACATTGCAGCTGAACTTAAGCAAAGCCAACCCGAAAGGGATGTAGAGTTCATTATTGAACCAAACGTCAAGGCATATGGAGATTCTCATCTACTAAGGATAGTTTTGGAGAATCTCTTGAGGAACGCATGGAAATTTACTTCGAAACACAAGAGTGCCATTATAGAGTTTGGTGTAAAAGAACATGACGGCAAGACAGTTTATTTTGTTAGAGACAATGGTGCAGGCTTCGATATGGCTTACGTTGACAAGCTATTTGTCCCCTTCCAGCGCTTACATGAGCAAGATGAATTCGAAGGAACTGGTATCGGCCTTGCAACAGTGCAAAGAATCGTGCATCGTCATGGTGGCACAGTCTGGGCGGAGGGTGAAGTTGAAAAAGGTGCAACCTTTTACTTCACCCTTCGAGAATGAGGGAGGCGTTTATGCATAGAAAATTTGTTCTGCTCGTAGAGGACAGCCCTGATGACGTTGAGCTAATTCTAAGAGCACTTTCCAGGAGCGACACCACAGTTGAAGTAGTAGTGGCTCATGATGGCGTTGAAGCGTTGAATTTCTTATTTGGAACTGGTGCTTACGCTGGACGCAATATAAATGTCATGCCCACAGTTGTTTTCCTTGACCTAAAGTTGCCAAGGATAAATGGTTTTGAAGTGCTTGAGCGTATACGCTCAGATGAACGCACAAAGCTACTTCCTGTGGTTATTCTGACTTCCTCTAACGAGGAAAAAGACTTGATCCGCAGTTATGAACTTGGGGCAAATAGTTACGTTTGTAAAACAGTGGATTTCACAGAATTTTCTAACGCCATACGCCAGTTAGGTTCATACTGGCTATTCTTAAATGAGTCACCCATGAAGGAGAATGAATAAATGTCTATACGACTTCGCGTATTGTTTGTGGAAGACTGGGAAGATGATGTACTGCTAATAGTACGTGAGCTCAGGCGTGCTGGATATGATGTTTCTTTCAGAAAGGTTGATACCCCCGAAGAGATGAGAAATGCTTTATCCAACGAGGAATGGGATATTATTCTTTCGGACTACGTCATGCCACATTTTACTACAGCTGAAGCGTTGAACATTCTTAAAGAAACTGGACTCGACATACCTTTTATCATTGTGTCAGGTGCAATCGGCGAACAGACCGCCGTGGAACTTATGAAAGCAGGTGCGCACGATTTCGTCATGAAGGATAGCTTAGCAAAGCTTGGACCTGTTGTTCAAAGAGAACTTAGAGATGCCGATACGCGCCGCGAACGAAGACAAGCACAAGAAAGACTAAAAGAATCGGAAGAAGGGTACCGCCTCCTTTTTCAGAGTTCGCCAAACGTAATCGCTCAAGTTGATTCAGAAGGAAGATTTTTGATAGCCAACATGGCCATGATCAGAAGCTTAGGTTTTTCCTCTGAGAAGGAAGTTATCGGTAAAACCTTGCACGATCTGATGCCCCAAGATGTTGCAAATTATCGCCTAAAAATGGTCAGGAAAGCTTGCAATGAAGCTCGAATACAAGTCTTTGAAGACCAGCGCCAAGGAAGATGGTTCCAGAATATCTTCGTTCCCATTGAAGCCCCAGAAGTAGGAGAAATGACTGTGCAAATCATTGCGATGGACATAACCGAAAAGAAAAAAACAGAAGAACAACTAGAACGCTCTTTCGTAGATTTAGCAGAAACAGTCTCACGTGCAATGGTTTCCAGAGACCCCTATACTGCAACTCACCAGCGAAATGTGGCTGAACTCTCACGACTCGTGGGTAAAAAAATGGGGTTGGATGAAAACAGGTTAAAAGGACTGTATATTGGTGGACTGCTCCATGATATCGGAAAGATATCAATCCCCGAAAGCCTTCTTAACAAGCCTGGACAACTTACGGAGGAAGAGTGGAATCTGGTTCGTACTCATGCAAAGAGAGGATATGAAATACTAAAAGATGCAAATTTCCCTTGGCCAGTAGCGGAAATGGCACTTCATCACCATGAACGCCTCGACGGATCAGGTTATCCAGACGGTCTAAGCGGTGACGAGCTAAGCCTTGAAGTGAGAATCCTTAGTGCCTGCGATGCTGCTGAAGCAATGATTGCTTATCGTCCCTACAGGCCTGCAAAAAGTATTCAAGAAACTATAGATGAGCTGGAAAGTGGTAAAGGAGAAAAGTACGATGCAACCGTGGCTGACATCTTGCTGCAAATTATCAGAGAAGGAAAATTCGATTTTAACAGTTGTCTGTAGTCTTAATATCCTTTAGAACTGCATAAACCTTCCGAACATGGCGGGTTTAGATACGTGCCTTTTCATTCCGGCATACACGTCAATGTGCACGTGCTTAAATGTCATTTAATATGCTTCAAGGTTTTTTGTTTTATAGTTAGCTCTAATAAACCTTTAGGAGGTGACCTTAATGCGGTCTACAGTACTAGCAGTCAGAGAACGTTGCTCGGCTGCAAGAAGCACTTTCACCCCACGGAAACCCATTGTTTCCTCAGAGGCCACGCTAAAGTGGCAATCCCCTTCTCACCTCCTTTGGCGCTGGCGCAGCGCATAATACTTTTTTCCCATTAAAAAAGCAAAGCATTTTCTCTTTTCATAGAAAGCTTGAAACGTACTTAGAAACCTTTGCATTCTCAAGAACAGGTAAATGCCTCAGCGCTGTTCTTTTCAACGAGTTACGCATACAAGCTAGTTCTTTGGTCCATAACAGCGGCTTTTCAAGAACCTTCAGTTCCACTAACACGAAGCTATGTCTGCGCATGGCAAATGCTCACGGTGGAACACCACATAGCCAATTAGGCTTAATTCTTTCAATAAAAGGGAGGTCTTTTACCCATGATTACAAATAAAAAGGCAAAATTCGGTGAGTTTGGAGGGCAATACGTGCCCGAGGCCGTAATGCAGGCACTCATTGAGCTGGAAAATGAATTCAACAGAGCAAAAAATGATGAGCAGTTCTTGGAAGAATACCACTATTACTTACGTGAATATGATGGACGTCCCACTCCACTTTACTATGCAGAAAATCTAACCAGAACGTTAGGTGGAGCCAAGATTTACCTAAAGAGGGAAGACCTGAACCACACGGGCGCTCACAAAATCAACAACGCATTGGGACAAGTTCTTTTAGCAAAACGCATGGGAAAGAAACGCATCATTGCGGAAACTGGTGCTGGGCAACACGGCGTCGCCACAGCTACTGTGGCAGCATTGTTCGGCATGGAATGTGAAATCTTCATGGGAGCAGAAGACGTGCAGAGACAGCGGTTGAACGTTTTTCGCATGGAACTTCTTGGCGCAAAGGTGAGAAGCGTAACCTCTGGGAGTTCCACCCTTAAAGACGCTGTGAACGAGGCCATAAAGGATTGGGTAGAACACATCGATAGCACATTCTACCTTATCGGTTCAGCAGTAGGACCACACCCCTACCCACTCATGGTCAGGGAATTTCAAAAGGTTATTGGAGAAGAAGCTCGGGAACAAATACTTCAAAAAGAAGGGCGCCTTCCAGACTACGTGCTGGCTTGCGTGGGCGGAGGTAGCAATGCTATTGGCATTTTCTATCCGTTCGTGCAGGACACCCAAGTTA
The genomic region above belongs to Coprothermobacter proteolyticus DSM 5265 and contains:
- a CDS encoding PTS sugar transporter subunit IIB codes for the protein MANKLKVVAACGVGMGSSLILKMNVEDVLKELNVPATVEHSDIGSLVGSNYDIVVVQTFYADQVKNYGKTVVGVDDFFNKEKLKEKLQEALKILGVIEE
- a CDS encoding PAS domain S-box protein is translated as MNTLQLITALASFSAFLVYVFLMWFVLNLNQKELLNKLCALTIASFAVWSFSSTFLHSATSLHTAKLWTNVSSIGWCSFPVFAFWFYAAFSNHDKLLKSRSFIAMCLFLAAFFTYQQWKGNLIVDLVRQPYGWSNVWAISPVSIGFSMYYILFVVGCMYFALDFERKTKSAREKKQARIFYVSALASLVLGTMTDVALPMLGIGAIPPLADVFILLWAVGLVYAIKRYGFMGLTLATAAEDILSTVADSLMLVGLDSRIVLANRKVHDLLGYKGEELKGKDIVSIVSDIEITAIVESGGVYSNETTFLTKSGKQVPVLVSASVVRDREEEVAGIVLTALDISKRKQMEQELRASEEKYRTLVDHALVGIGIHQDNRIVFANQRMATMFGYTLEELIGLPIADLLHPEERSLVLARVNGTDPQPPESNTYETRLLKKDGSFFYALVSNSLITYNDRVATLFTISDITDTKARKELEEANRELEAFSYSVSHDLRAPLRSIDGFSQMLLEDYADKLDDQGRDYLKRIRAATQRMSQLINDLLTLSRISRADMHFEELNLTAMAEDIAAELKQSQPERDVEFIIEPNVKAYGDSHLLRIVLENLLRNAWKFTSKHKSAIIEFGVKEHDGKTVYFVRDNGAGFDMAYVDKLFVPFQRLHEQDEFEGTGIGLATVQRIVHRHGGTVWAEGEVEKGATFYFTLRE
- a CDS encoding response regulator; this encodes MHRKFVLLVEDSPDDVELILRALSRSDTTVEVVVAHDGVEALNFLFGTGAYAGRNINVMPTVVFLDLKLPRINGFEVLERIRSDERTKLLPVVILTSSNEEKDLIRSYELGANSYVCKTVDFTEFSNAIRQLGSYWLFLNESPMKENE
- a CDS encoding HD domain-containing phosphohydrolase, which translates into the protein MSIRLRVLFVEDWEDDVLLIVRELRRAGYDVSFRKVDTPEEMRNALSNEEWDIILSDYVMPHFTTAEALNILKETGLDIPFIIVSGAIGEQTAVELMKAGAHDFVMKDSLAKLGPVVQRELRDADTRRERRQAQERLKESEEGYRLLFQSSPNVIAQVDSEGRFLIANMAMIRSLGFSSEKEVIGKTLHDLMPQDVANYRLKMVRKACNEARIQVFEDQRQGRWFQNIFVPIEAPEVGEMTVQIIAMDITEKKKTEEQLERSFVDLAETVSRAMVSRDPYTATHQRNVAELSRLVGKKMGLDENRLKGLYIGGLLHDIGKISIPESLLNKPGQLTEEEWNLVRTHAKRGYEILKDANFPWPVAEMALHHHERLDGSGYPDGLSGDELSLEVRILSACDAAEAMIAYRPYRPAKSIQETIDELESGKGEKYDATVADILLQIIREGKFDFNSCL
- the trpB gene encoding tryptophan synthase subunit beta, coding for MITNKKAKFGEFGGQYVPEAVMQALIELENEFNRAKNDEQFLEEYHYYLREYDGRPTPLYYAENLTRTLGGAKIYLKREDLNHTGAHKINNALGQVLLAKRMGKKRIIAETGAGQHGVATATVAALFGMECEIFMGAEDVQRQRLNVFRMELLGAKVRSVTSGSSTLKDAVNEAIKDWVEHIDSTFYLIGSAVGPHPYPLMVREFQKVIGEEAREQILQKEGRLPDYVLACVGGGSNAIGIFYPFVQDTQVRLIGVEAAGKGLDTNKHAATFNRGTVGIIHGMKTYLLQSPDGEITEPYSVAAGLDYPGVGPEHSYLKDIGRAKYESATDEEALAAFELLSRVEGIIPALESSHALAYAIKLAPKLSKDQIIIVNLSGRGDKDVQQVAKMKGIEEI